The Paenibacillus sp. RUD330 genome has a segment encoding these proteins:
- a CDS encoding HAD family hydrolase: MIRAILFDLDNTLLDRQAAFLRFASRLADDYADAAGDERQSWIDSVVEWDEDGYKNKPQLFRDILQRLPCRPAAGWEELYGYYQTHYVASAVPMEGMRELLSALRPYYRLGIVTNGRDDIQNGKIDKLGIRGWFGSIVVSESAGIKKPSPLIFARALAELDVNPEQALFVGDHPVNDVEGALLSGMRAVWLKRSQPWNESIAVMPDAVISGLAELPEAIRHAWGQTASSIKRLS; this comes from the coding sequence ATGATACGCGCGATCCTGTTTGACCTGGACAACACGCTGCTCGACCGCCAGGCCGCTTTCCTCCGCTTTGCCTCCAGGCTGGCGGATGACTATGCCGATGCAGCGGGCGATGAACGCCAGAGCTGGATCGACTCCGTCGTCGAATGGGATGAAGACGGATACAAGAACAAACCGCAATTGTTCCGGGACATCCTGCAGCGCCTCCCGTGCAGGCCGGCGGCGGGGTGGGAAGAGCTGTACGGATACTACCAGACGCATTATGTGGCTTCCGCCGTTCCGATGGAGGGGATGAGAGAGCTGTTGTCCGCGCTTCGTCCCTACTACAGGCTGGGCATCGTCACGAACGGCAGGGACGACATCCAGAACGGCAAGATCGACAAGCTGGGCATTCGGGGCTGGTTCGGCTCCATCGTCGTCTCGGAATCGGCGGGAATCAAGAAGCCGTCTCCACTCATATTCGCCCGGGCTCTGGCTGAGCTCGACGTCAATCCCGAGCAGGCGCTCTTCGTCGGGGATCATCCCGTCAACGACGTCGAAGGCGCGCTTCTCAGCGGAATGCGGGCCGTATGGCTCAAGCGGAGCCAGCCCTGGAACGAATCCATCGCGGTCATGCCCGATGCCGTCATCTCCGGCCTGGCCGAGCTTCCCGAAGCGATCCGGCATGCATGGGGCCAGACGGCATCATCCATCAAGCGGCTTTCCTGA
- a CDS encoding PspA/IM30 family protein produces MSLFKRLRDLTLSNVYSLIEKAEDPVKMTDQYIRDMADDLEDAEKAVAAQIALEKRFKKQYEEQEALVQKRNEQAHLAVQNGNVDLARRALEEKKSAEAKRDEFKTAYDSNKASADNLREKLGQMQKQLADLKSKRETLVARANAAKAQVDINRTMNGFGNDTAMAGLKRMEEKVLQMESQAEASNVLNDKGKSLDEEFEALGKDKAVEDELAALLKQYEK; encoded by the coding sequence ATGTCCCTGTTCAAAAGGCTTCGCGACCTGACGCTCTCCAATGTGTACTCCCTGATTGAAAAAGCCGAGGATCCGGTGAAAATGACCGATCAATACATCCGTGACATGGCCGACGATCTGGAGGATGCCGAGAAGGCGGTTGCCGCCCAGATCGCGCTGGAGAAAAGATTCAAGAAGCAATATGAAGAGCAGGAAGCGCTTGTGCAGAAGCGCAACGAGCAAGCCCATCTCGCCGTCCAGAACGGCAATGTCGATTTGGCCCGCCGCGCTCTGGAAGAGAAGAAATCCGCCGAGGCGAAGCGCGACGAGTTCAAGACCGCCTACGACAGCAACAAGGCTTCCGCCGACAACCTGCGCGAGAAGCTCGGCCAGATGCAGAAGCAGCTGGCCGACCTCAAGAGCAAGCGCGAGACGCTCGTAGCCCGCGCCAATGCGGCCAAAGCCCAAGTGGACATCAACCGCACGATGAACGGCTTCGGCAACGATACGGCGATGGCCGGACTGAAGCGCATGGAGGAGAAGGTGCTCCAGATGGAATCTCAGGCCGAGGCGAGCAACGTGCTGAACGACAAAGGCAAATCGCTCGACGAGGAGTTCGAGGCTCTGGGCAAAGACAAGGCCGTCGAGGATGAGCTGGCCGCCCTGTTGAAGCAATACGAAAAATAA
- a CDS encoding DUF3891 family protein — translation MFAIIIREMEEEFVLIRQHDHAALSAALARAASDRFLPAGRFSAELLYAIEQHDRGWIELDETPIWNDAAGRPFAFEDYPLLPKMAYYRRGIEEAEAVSPYAGLLISLFYTAFFEGFEGAQVDAFRKREEERQRRIRMNMRAHAEEAALDMARLQLFDSLSLYACLNDPGTPKEHEHPWYRAGFGASRKLFPDRDILSAGWEGPGAVRFSAPVLVRELTTSLPVKRISRRFAAEIGIDAAYSRTSWTYEEIAWLPPE, via the coding sequence GTGTTCGCCATTATCATTCGGGAAATGGAAGAAGAGTTCGTCCTGATCCGCCAGCATGACCATGCCGCGCTGTCGGCGGCGCTGGCAAGAGCGGCGTCGGACCGCTTTCTGCCGGCCGGAAGGTTTTCCGCGGAGCTGCTTTATGCGATCGAGCAGCATGACCGCGGCTGGATCGAGCTGGACGAGACCCCGATCTGGAATGACGCCGCCGGCAGGCCGTTCGCATTCGAGGATTATCCGCTCCTGCCCAAGATGGCCTACTATCGGAGAGGCATCGAAGAAGCTGAGGCTGTAAGCCCTTATGCGGGGCTGCTGATCAGCTTGTTCTACACCGCATTTTTCGAAGGGTTCGAAGGAGCGCAGGTCGATGCTTTCCGCAAGCGGGAGGAGGAAAGGCAGAGGCGGATCCGCATGAATATGCGCGCGCATGCCGAAGAGGCCGCGCTGGATATGGCGCGGCTGCAGCTGTTCGACAGCCTGTCGCTGTACGCTTGCCTCAATGATCCCGGCACGCCGAAGGAGCACGAGCATCCGTGGTACCGGGCAGGGTTCGGCGCTTCCCGCAAGCTGTTTCCGGACCGGGATATTCTGTCCGCCGGCTGGGAAGGCCCCGGCGCGGTGCGGTTCTCGGCTCCCGTGCTGGTGCGGGAGCTGACGACCTCGCTTCCGGTGAAGAGAATATCGAGAAGATTCGCCGCCGAGATCGGAATCGACGCGGCTTACAGCCGCACTTCATGGACCTACGAGGAGATCGCCTGGCTGCCGCCGGAGTGA
- a CDS encoding BadF/BadG/BcrA/BcrD ATPase family protein: MSYYVGIDAGGSKTYALVCDHTGRIVGKGSAGGGNHQNGYEEARSNLSISLQQALYEAGITAADVEHACFGLAGADREADFRILHPLVNSLGFTERYTIVCDTIIGLRAGTRRPYGVSVICGTGVNCAGVDPDGRTYQCGGFSYMYGDWGGGGGLCVEVFRAVVRSWDGRGAATQLTPMLLGLLGYSTVDKMFHDYLDHNRSVPLDAVRLLFQAAGNGDDVALGILREQGKELALSVHAVVAKLGLGGIPFDVVLAGSLLTRGDAGWISGPIQAMLKDAAPLASLVKLEIEPVIGALWGALDACGQEITGEMYAAMGRYRNFEDIQTSSGQS; the protein is encoded by the coding sequence ATGAGCTACTATGTAGGAATCGATGCCGGAGGCAGCAAGACCTATGCGCTTGTATGCGACCATACCGGCCGGATCGTAGGCAAAGGAAGCGCAGGAGGAGGCAATCATCAGAACGGATACGAGGAGGCCCGCTCCAACCTCTCCATCTCCCTCCAGCAAGCTCTGTACGAAGCCGGCATTACGGCCGCGGACGTCGAGCATGCCTGCTTCGGGCTGGCGGGAGCCGATCGGGAGGCGGACTTCCGCATTCTGCATCCGCTTGTGAACAGCCTCGGCTTCACGGAACGCTACACGATCGTCTGCGACACGATCATCGGCCTGAGGGCAGGCACCCGCCGCCCCTACGGTGTTTCCGTCATCTGCGGCACCGGCGTGAACTGCGCCGGCGTCGATCCTGACGGCCGGACGTACCAATGCGGAGGCTTCAGCTACATGTATGGGGATTGGGGCGGCGGAGGCGGCTTATGCGTCGAAGTGTTCCGTGCGGTCGTCCGCTCGTGGGACGGCCGGGGCGCCGCCACGCAGCTGACGCCGATGCTGCTCGGCCTGCTCGGTTACAGCACGGTCGACAAGATGTTCCATGATTATCTCGACCATAACCGCAGCGTGCCGCTGGATGCCGTGCGCCTGCTGTTCCAGGCGGCCGGGAACGGGGATGACGTCGCTCTGGGCATCCTGCGCGAACAAGGCAAGGAATTGGCCTTGTCCGTCCACGCGGTCGTCGCCAAGCTTGGCCTCGGCGGCATCCCGTTCGACGTCGTGCTGGCGGGCAGCCTGCTTACACGCGGCGACGCCGGCTGGATCAGCGGGCCTATCCAGGCGATGCTGAAGGATGCCGCTCCGCTGGCTTCGCTCGTGAAGCTGGAGATCGAGCCTGTCATCGGTGCGCTGTGGGGCGCGCTCGACGCCTGCGGCCAGGAGATTACCGGCGAGATGTATGCCGCCATGGGCCGGTACCGGAATTTCGAGGACATCCAGACCTCAAGCGGCCAGAGCTGA
- a CDS encoding 6-phospho-beta-glucosidase, translating into MSKGLKVAVIGGGSSYTPELVEGFIRYYDSLPVRELWLVDIEAGLWKLNIVGELAKRMVEKSGLPIEVHLTTDRRLAIAGADFVSTQMRVGMLEARGQDEAIPLKYGVIGQETTGPGGMMKALRTIPVLLDICRDIEELAPQAWLLNFTNPAGMVTEAIHKHSAVRSVGLCNAPIGLLKWLSGKYGTTTDRVYAEFVGLNHLHWVSRAEVDGVDRLPELLRGDDSFSAANVAAGEWDPDFIQGLHSLPSYYLKYYYMTDAMLAEQQESLRKNGNRAEVVKRVEAELFELYKNPGLSEKPKQLEQRGGAYYSEAAVNLMRSLYNSTGDVQTLNVANNGILDFLPDDACIEVNCLVTSQGPVPLQLTAVPEQAKGLIHAVKTYEALAIEAAVTGDRSLALQAMAHHPLVPSVSVAKLLLDEMLEANRSYLPRFFPI; encoded by the coding sequence ATGAGCAAAGGATTGAAAGTCGCCGTCATCGGCGGAGGCTCTTCCTATACGCCAGAGCTAGTCGAAGGATTTATCCGTTATTACGATTCTTTGCCGGTAAGAGAGCTGTGGCTCGTCGATATCGAAGCCGGCTTGTGGAAGCTGAACATCGTCGGCGAGCTGGCCAAGCGCATGGTGGAGAAATCCGGCCTTCCGATTGAAGTCCATCTGACGACGGACCGCCGGCTCGCCATCGCCGGCGCCGACTTCGTGAGCACGCAGATGCGGGTAGGCATGCTGGAGGCGCGCGGCCAGGATGAGGCGATTCCGCTCAAATACGGAGTCATCGGGCAAGAGACGACCGGGCCGGGAGGCATGATGAAGGCGCTGCGCACGATTCCGGTGCTGCTGGATATTTGCAGGGACATCGAGGAGCTGGCGCCGCAGGCGTGGCTGCTCAACTTCACCAACCCGGCCGGGATGGTGACCGAGGCCATCCACAAGCATTCCGCGGTCCGCAGCGTCGGATTGTGCAACGCCCCGATCGGCCTGCTCAAATGGCTTTCCGGCAAATACGGCACGACGACGGACCGCGTCTACGCCGAGTTCGTCGGCCTCAATCATCTTCACTGGGTCAGCCGCGCCGAGGTCGACGGCGTCGACCGCCTGCCGGAGCTGCTCCGCGGCGACGATTCCTTCTCCGCCGCCAACGTCGCAGCCGGGGAATGGGATCCCGACTTTATCCAAGGTCTTCATTCGCTTCCTTCCTACTATCTCAAATACTATTACATGACGGATGCCATGCTCGCCGAGCAGCAGGAGTCCCTGCGCAAAAACGGCAACCGCGCCGAGGTGGTCAAGCGCGTCGAGGCCGAGCTGTTCGAGCTGTATAAAAATCCCGGCCTGAGCGAGAAGCCGAAGCAGCTGGAGCAGCGCGGCGGCGCCTATTATTCCGAAGCGGCCGTCAACCTCATGCGCTCGCTCTACAACAGCACCGGCGACGTGCAGACGCTGAACGTGGCGAACAACGGCATCCTGGATTTCCTCCCGGACGACGCCTGCATCGAAGTCAACTGCCTCGTCACCTCCCAAGGTCCCGTTCCGCTCCAGCTGACGGCTGTTCCCGAGCAGGCCAAAGGCCTCATCCATGCCGTCAAAACATACGAGGCGCTCGCGATCGAAGCGGCCGTTACCGGCGACCGCAGCCTGGCGCTGCAGGCGATGGCCCATCATCCGCTCGTTCCGTCCGTCAGCGTCGCCAAGCTGCTGCTGGACGAAATGCTGGAAGCCAACCGCAGCTATCTGCCCAGGTTCTTTCCTATCTGA
- a CDS encoding DUF4247 domain-containing protein, which produces MGKKWLNALKWVLAATLMVSLLSGCGAPRVSDQYPLVSVSKDGGQTSYVYRAAGETVPEVAARLAEQKKPQQMSDSDDERMFLVYSDQWYHLQRDPAEPQDTLIEIDNKEFIQRNYSPSFLEGYLTAVLVGQLFDTIGSYGKYRGYTGRDVYKPATGSYRTPSASDKKMAPPLTVPGKGFITKRGGKVTDRPSDSGGLFDRNPTTSSGSKGTIKRGGGSSSDSGGSWLSPRKSVPKTKFGSSGKIRRRR; this is translated from the coding sequence ATGGGCAAAAAGTGGTTGAACGCCCTTAAGTGGGTCCTGGCCGCGACGCTGATGGTATCGCTGCTCAGCGGCTGCGGAGCTCCCAGAGTAAGCGATCAGTACCCGCTCGTGTCGGTAAGCAAGGACGGCGGCCAGACCTCCTATGTGTACCGGGCCGCCGGCGAGACCGTGCCGGAGGTCGCAGCTAGGCTTGCGGAGCAGAAGAAGCCCCAGCAGATGTCGGATTCGGACGATGAACGGATGTTCCTCGTCTATTCCGACCAGTGGTATCATCTGCAAAGGGATCCGGCCGAGCCTCAGGATACGCTGATCGAGATCGACAACAAGGAATTCATACAGCGGAACTACAGCCCTTCCTTCCTGGAAGGCTACTTGACGGCTGTATTGGTCGGACAGCTGTTCGACACGATCGGGAGCTACGGCAAATACCGCGGGTATACTGGCCGCGATGTCTACAAGCCGGCGACCGGCTCTTACCGGACGCCTTCCGCATCGGACAAAAAGATGGCGCCTCCTCTGACGGTGCCCGGAAAGGGCTTCATCACCAAGCGAGGCGGCAAGGTCACGGATCGTCCGAGCGACAGCGGTGGCCTCTTCGACCGCAATCCGACGACCTCCAGCGGGAGCAAAGGCACGATCAAGCGGGGCGGCGGATCCTCCTCGGACAGCGGCGGCTCGTGGCTGTCTCCGCGCAAGAGCGTGCCGAAGACGAAGTTCGGCAGCTCCGGCAAAATAAGGCGCCGACGATAA
- a CDS encoding DUF4178 domain-containing protein: protein MSLFKRISGILRKPEPPKPEKSLLTLGPGDICEVSLVTYEVIGKTQNVRRRETFLSLQDGTELRYLHIEDRQSTEYTLYAPVDGRMDSIEEIPSTMELDGRDYYLEENYSSPVQVTGRSPHQAGGELHVWQYQSDDRRLLRIEWQEGRILLYEGESILTADVKVLRGS from the coding sequence ATGAGCCTGTTCAAACGGATCTCGGGCATCCTCCGGAAGCCGGAGCCGCCCAAGCCTGAAAAGAGCCTGCTGACGCTGGGTCCGGGCGATATATGCGAGGTGTCTCTGGTCACCTATGAGGTCATCGGCAAGACGCAGAACGTCAGGCGCAGGGAAACCTTCCTGTCCCTCCAGGACGGGACGGAGCTGCGCTATCTCCATATCGAAGACCGTCAGAGCACCGAGTATACGCTGTATGCTCCGGTGGACGGAAGAATGGATTCCATAGAAGAGATCCCTTCCACGATGGAATTGGACGGAAGAGACTACTACCTGGAAGAGAACTACTCGTCGCCGGTCCAGGTGACGGGCCGCTCGCCGCATCAGGCGGGCGGGGAGCTTCATGTATGGCAGTACCAATCCGACGACCGCAGGCTGCTCCGCATCGAATGGCAGGAAGGGAGAATCCTTCTCTATGAGGGGGAATCGATCCTGACGGCCGACGTGAAGGTGCTGCGGGGAAGCTAG
- a CDS encoding serpin family protein, whose product MPIRRKARISALVLLGMSMLMAGCGLSAQDKEAKAEKEFLGQSGRIHDQEQARSKAALTLDKTYLQAANAFGLSLFRELAKEDKDKNIVLSPYSVSEALGMAWNGSGGKTMEEMAQAVGWSGSQPEEIAANSRELRSYLRLPAEGVKLKASNSFWYQKGLHLLEPYEATLKNSYEASLQAVDLPSPKTVEAMNEWTSKHTEGMIESVFDPSQTLDPDNRAIMMNAVYFKGAWKDEFDPARTKPEPFRTLDGAAQKVPMMQRSGSYAHVKTERLEAVRIPYLQDKLDLLVVVPQAGLGVPDIVGDLERYGNWKDQLAASLGSVALPRFKVSCEADLIPALQHFGMQNAFVSGTADFTGMFEPSAPSSGLFINLIKHQAVLEVNERGTEAAAVTALGMAGTSAPSDPFSFRADRPFFYAIEDTTTGLWLFLGAINDPLAA is encoded by the coding sequence ATGCCCATCAGACGAAAGGCCCGAATATCCGCGCTTGTTCTGCTCGGCATGTCCATGCTCATGGCAGGCTGCGGATTGTCTGCCCAAGACAAGGAAGCGAAAGCGGAGAAAGAGTTCCTCGGGCAGTCCGGCCGCATCCACGATCAGGAGCAAGCTCGTTCGAAGGCGGCTCTCACGCTGGATAAGACATATCTGCAGGCAGCCAACGCCTTCGGGCTGTCGCTGTTCCGCGAGCTGGCCAAGGAAGACAAGGACAAGAACATCGTCCTCTCTCCGTACAGCGTCTCGGAGGCTCTCGGCATGGCCTGGAACGGAAGCGGCGGAAAGACCATGGAGGAAATGGCGCAAGCTGTCGGCTGGAGCGGCTCGCAGCCGGAGGAGATCGCGGCAAACTCGAGAGAGCTCCGTTCCTATCTCCGCCTTCCGGCGGAGGGGGTCAAGCTCAAGGCTTCAAATTCCTTCTGGTACCAGAAAGGCTTGCATCTCCTCGAACCTTATGAAGCCACGCTCAAGAACAGCTACGAGGCAAGCCTGCAGGCAGTCGACCTGCCTTCGCCCAAAACGGTCGAGGCCATGAACGAATGGACCTCCAAGCATACCGAGGGGATGATCGAATCCGTCTTTGACCCATCCCAAACGCTGGATCCGGATAACCGCGCCATCATGATGAACGCCGTTTATTTCAAAGGGGCCTGGAAGGATGAATTCGACCCTGCCCGGACAAAGCCGGAGCCGTTCCGCACGTTGGACGGGGCTGCCCAAAAAGTCCCGATGATGCAGAGATCCGGCTCTTACGCGCACGTGAAGACGGAGCGCCTTGAAGCGGTCCGGATTCCGTATCTCCAGGACAAGCTCGATCTGCTCGTCGTCGTGCCTCAGGCCGGGCTCGGCGTTCCGGACATCGTCGGCGATCTGGAGCGGTACGGGAATTGGAAGGACCAGCTGGCCGCCTCCCTCGGCTCGGTCGCGCTTCCGCGGTTCAAGGTTTCTTGCGAGGCGGATCTGATTCCGGCCCTGCAGCATTTCGGCATGCAGAACGCCTTCGTCTCTGGAACGGCTGATTTCACCGGCATGTTCGAGCCTTCCGCCCCCTCTTCCGGCCTTTTCATCAACCTCATCAAGCATCAGGCTGTCCTCGAGGTCAATGAAAGAGGAACCGAAGCGGCGGCCGTCACCGCGCTCGGGATGGCCGGCACGAGCGCTCCGTCCGACCCATTCTCGTTCAGAGCGGACCGCCCTTTCTTTTATGCCATCGAAGACACGACCACCGGGTTGTGGCTGTTCCTCGGCGCCATCAACGATCCGCTTGCAGCTTAA
- a CDS encoding metallophosphoesterase family protein produces the protein MDRIAIISDIHGNMPALEAVLGDIARREIGRIVCLGDLIGKGPGSAEAVDRIRSSCQAVIKGNWDDFISKESELEFIRWHQARLGEERLRYLAGLPFSVEYVLSGRRIRLLHASPESVYKRVQPWDSEETRLAMFEPPPGKEHRADVLGYGDIHQAYVQHLDGRMLFNCGSVGNPLDMTQASYAVLEGSRQAAGAAPFSLQLIRVPYDIEEAVRLALEAGMPDAEAYTLELRTGRYRAKRLDSGGDADDTRDPV, from the coding sequence ATGGACAGAATCGCCATCATCTCGGATATCCACGGCAACATGCCGGCGCTCGAGGCTGTGCTCGGCGACATCGCCAGACGGGAAATCGGCCGGATCGTCTGCTTGGGCGATCTCATCGGCAAGGGACCGGGCTCGGCTGAAGCCGTCGATCGGATCCGCAGCAGCTGCCAGGCCGTCATCAAGGGGAACTGGGACGACTTCATCAGCAAGGAATCCGAGCTTGAATTCATCCGGTGGCATCAAGCCCGTCTCGGGGAGGAACGGCTCCGCTATTTGGCCGGCCTTCCCTTTTCCGTGGAATACGTTCTGAGCGGCAGGCGGATCCGACTGCTCCATGCCTCTCCCGAAAGCGTGTATAAGCGGGTGCAGCCCTGGGATTCAGAGGAGACCAGGCTGGCGATGTTCGAGCCTCCGCCCGGGAAGGAGCATCGGGCCGATGTGCTTGGATACGGCGATATCCACCAAGCCTATGTCCAGCATCTGGACGGCCGGATGCTGTTCAATTGCGGCAGCGTAGGCAACCCGCTGGATATGACGCAAGCTTCCTATGCGGTTCTGGAGGGATCGCGTCAGGCGGCCGGAGCGGCTCCATTCTCCTTGCAGCTGATTCGCGTGCCGTATGATATCGAGGAGGCGGTAAGGCTGGCTCTCGAGGCCGGCATGCCCGATGCCGAGGCTTACACGCTGGAGCTGAGAACCGGACGTTATCGCGCAAAACGACTTGACAGTGGAGGCGATGCCGATGATACGCGCGATCCTGTTTGA
- a CDS encoding LacI family DNA-binding transcriptional regulator, with the protein MKPSIFDVAKRSGLSVVTVSRVLNGSGNVRENNRLKVLSAMKELDYRPSAAARTLARGSTGVIGLTLSTLQDSVFDAIVKSVHDELSAQGYFLALSISSESGEPGSSYLIRENRVDGVIVLSPSDEDEIVRELEQSGIPYVVIDSQDAEAAPSTVKVDHEAGGYMAGKHLTDLGLRSIAHLSGPAHYDSTRERKSGFLRALREAGLEPYLIEAGDYSIENGYRSARRWLEGNRLPDAVFAGDDYIAAGIVNAMQEAGLSVPRDLSVVGFDDQNLASLLHPLLTTVRQPVLPIAQAAVHALMARMADGAAPEGVVIQPELVIRESTGRSPGRAADIQEKGDSR; encoded by the coding sequence ATGAAACCAAGCATATTCGATGTCGCCAAGCGCTCCGGCTTGTCGGTCGTGACGGTATCCCGAGTGCTCAACGGGAGCGGCAACGTCCGCGAGAACAACAGGCTGAAAGTGCTCAGCGCGATGAAAGAGCTGGACTACCGCCCAAGCGCCGCAGCCCGTACGCTGGCGCGCGGAAGCACGGGCGTCATCGGACTCACTCTCTCTACGCTGCAGGATTCCGTATTCGACGCCATCGTGAAGAGCGTCCATGACGAGCTGTCGGCTCAAGGCTATTTCCTCGCGCTGTCGATATCATCGGAATCCGGGGAGCCCGGCAGCAGCTATCTCATCCGCGAGAACCGGGTGGACGGGGTCATCGTCCTGTCGCCTTCCGACGAGGATGAAATCGTCCGCGAATTGGAGCAGAGCGGCATTCCTTATGTCGTCATCGACAGTCAGGATGCCGAGGCCGCCCCGTCCACCGTCAAGGTCGACCATGAAGCCGGAGGTTATATGGCCGGCAAGCATTTGACCGATCTGGGGCTGCGGTCGATCGCTCACCTGAGCGGGCCCGCCCATTACGACAGCACTCGGGAACGCAAGAGCGGATTTCTGAGAGCTCTTCGGGAGGCCGGGCTGGAGCCGTACCTGATCGAGGCGGGCGACTATTCCATCGAGAACGGCTACCGCAGCGCAAGACGCTGGCTGGAAGGGAACCGGCTTCCGGACGCCGTATTCGCAGGGGACGATTACATCGCTGCCGGAATCGTCAACGCCATGCAGGAAGCGGGGCTTTCGGTGCCTCGAGACCTTTCCGTCGTCGGCTTCGACGACCAGAACCTGGCCTCCCTGCTCCATCCCCTGCTGACGACGGTCAGGCAGCCTGTCCTTCCCATCGCGCAGGCCGCCGTGCATGCCCTTATGGCCCGGATGGCGGATGGCGCGGCGCCGGAAGGCGTCGTCATCCAGCCGGAGCTCGTCATCCGGGAATCGACCGGACGAAGTCCCGGCCGCGCTGCGGATATTCAGGAAAAAGGAGACTCTCGATGA
- a CDS encoding DUF350 domain-containing protein, with protein sequence MTLESAVRLLTGTFAWTAAGALLLALLMAVDSLTTRYKDLAEMRKGNVAVTTRFVMKLFAQGYILAQAVRTSYSLSEALIVSVVSFVILLIIELVVRRLLDRFGGFHLDEGTKDGKIAHALLAGSLHLTGALIVASTL encoded by the coding sequence ATGACGCTTGAATCCGCTGTCCGGCTCTTGACCGGCACTTTCGCCTGGACGGCTGCCGGAGCTCTGCTTCTGGCCTTGCTGATGGCTGTCGATTCGCTGACGACCCGCTATAAGGATCTTGCGGAGATGCGCAAGGGGAACGTAGCGGTGACGACTCGTTTTGTCATGAAATTATTTGCCCAAGGATACATACTCGCCCAAGCGGTGCGAACCTCCTACAGCCTGTCCGAGGCGCTGATCGTGTCGGTCGTCTCCTTCGTCATCCTGCTGATCATCGAGCTTGTCGTTCGCCGGCTGCTGGACCGCTTTGGAGGCTTCCATCTCGATGAAGGGACGAAGGACGGCAAAATCGCCCATGCGCTGCTGGCTGGTTCGCTGCATCTCACCGGGGCGCTGATCGTCGCTTCTACGCTGTAA
- a CDS encoding AI-2E family transporter: MKIGRFYQICISIILVLLILYLMSKLDFVYRPVLLAFNMLLLPFVVSFFFYYLFRPLVTQLHKWNLPKWLAVLLLFILIFSVFALLIVLVWPPLQSQTQEFLNNLPALASAVQDQIDYLQQQSIAGFSLKELDLTTKVSTYLEQFINYASTYLQGAVSIVTTVFLVVGTVPVLLYYMLKEDRKGYTSFVRFSPAKYRGDAIEIFNSIDKMLSEFVIGRVVCCLALGAFCYVGFLIVDLPYSLLLAIFVGSMNMIPYIGSIIGAVPCILIAFTDSFSSAVWVLVIILIAQQLEGNLISPFVYGRTMDIHPLTTIVVVLIAGAVSGIVGVMISIPVYMMAKIIILQIAEHYEKRAQPEGSP, encoded by the coding sequence GTGAAAATCGGACGTTTCTATCAAATCTGCATCAGCATCATTCTCGTGCTTCTCATCCTGTACCTGATGTCCAAGCTGGACTTCGTCTATCGTCCGGTGCTGCTGGCATTCAACATGCTGCTGCTGCCGTTCGTCGTGTCTTTCTTCTTCTATTACCTGTTCAGGCCGCTCGTCACGCAGCTCCACAAGTGGAACCTGCCCAAGTGGCTGGCCGTGCTGCTGCTGTTCATCCTGATCTTCTCCGTCTTCGCTCTGCTGATCGTGCTCGTATGGCCGCCTCTGCAGTCCCAGACTCAGGAATTCCTGAACAACCTGCCTGCCTTGGCCTCCGCCGTACAGGATCAGATCGACTACCTGCAGCAGCAGAGCATCGCGGGCTTCAGCCTGAAGGAGCTTGATCTGACGACCAAGGTGTCGACCTATCTGGAGCAGTTCATCAACTACGCATCCACTTATCTCCAGGGTGCCGTGTCCATCGTGACGACGGTGTTCCTCGTCGTCGGCACCGTGCCGGTTCTCCTCTACTATATGCTGAAGGAGGACCGGAAAGGCTATACATCGTTCGTCCGCTTCTCTCCGGCCAAATACCGCGGCGATGCCATCGAGATCTTCAACTCCATCGACAAGATGCTCAGCGAGTTCGTCATCGGGCGGGTTGTCTGCTGCCTTGCGCTCGGTGCGTTCTGTTATGTCGGCTTCTTGATCGTGGACCTGCCGTATTCGCTGCTGCTGGCGATTTTCGTCGGCTCCATGAACATGATTCCCTATATCGGCTCCATTATCGGCGCGGTGCCGTGCATTCTGATCGCCTTCACCGATTCCTTCTCCTCCGCCGTATGGGTTCTCGTCATCATCCTGATCGCCCAGCAGCTGGAAGGCAACCTGATCTCCCCGTTCGTCTACGGAAGAACGATGGACATCCACCCGCTCACCACGATCGTCGTCGTGCTGATCGCCGGAGCGGTCAGCGGCATCGTCGGCGTCATGATCTCCATACCCGTCTACATGATGGCCAAGATCATCATCCTGCAGATCGCGGAGCACTATGAGAAGAGGGCCCAGCCGGAAGGCTCTCCTTGA